The Streptomyces sp. DH-12 genome has a window encoding:
- a CDS encoding MaoC family dehydratase, whose protein sequence is MTAKISYADVEVGTELPAQTFPVTRATLVQYAGASGDFNPIHWNERFAKEVGLPDVIAHGMFTMAEAIRVVTDWAGDPGAVVEYGVRFTRPVVVPDDDKGAVIEVSGKVAAKLDDDTVRVDLIATSAGQKVLGASRAVVRLA, encoded by the coding sequence CGCCGACGTCGAGGTCGGCACCGAGCTGCCCGCGCAGACGTTCCCCGTGACGCGCGCCACCCTCGTCCAGTACGCGGGGGCCTCCGGCGACTTCAACCCCATCCACTGGAACGAGCGGTTCGCCAAGGAGGTCGGGCTGCCCGACGTCATCGCGCACGGCATGTTCACCATGGCCGAGGCGATCCGCGTGGTGACCGACTGGGCGGGCGACCCCGGCGCGGTCGTCGAGTACGGCGTCCGCTTCACCCGCCCGGTCGTCGTGCCCGACGACGACAAGGGCGCCGTCATCGAGGTCAGCGGCAAGGTCGCCGCCAAGCTCGACGACGACACGGTCCGCGTGGACCTCATCGCGACCAGCGCGGGCCAGAAGGTCCTCGGCGCCTCGCGGGCGGTCGTGCGGCTGGCCTGA